Proteins encoded together in one Porites lutea chromosome 2, jaPorLute2.1, whole genome shotgun sequence window:
- the LOC140925528 gene encoding alanine aminotransferase 2-like, protein MAAEEIITDKSIGHVYQNYATSRPWTDLRAHEIRRELQQGVSKPFNEVIKHFGDLHVFGQSPVSFMRQFLACLLCPSLLEEPSYPQDIKEKARRILEATEQFSIGSYTDTSGLRIVHEHVARFITKRDGYTADPDSIILISGGASGIKIALDVLSTGCFCSDEDRAGLMTPIPCFFHYPTWIKRLNLYQIPYYLDEDNDWALDIRELERALNESRSRGNCEAILKIKCSTKSVIGLDT, encoded by the exons ATGGCAGCGGAGGAAATCATTACTGACAAAAGCATCGGCCATGTGTACCAGAACTACGCCACTTCAAGACCGTGGACCGATTTACGGGCCCATGAGATTCGACGAGAACTTCAACAG GGTGTAAGTAAACCTTTTAATGAAGTGATAAAACATTTTGGAGATCTACATGTTTTTGGACAGTCCCCAGTTTCCTTTATGAGGCAG TTTCTCGCATGTCTCCTTTGTCCAAGTCTCCTTGAAGAACCAAGCTACCCACAGGATATAAAGGAAAAAGCTCGAAGGATTCTTGAGGCAACTGAACAGTTTTCAATAG gTTCGTATACAGACACAAGTGGATTAAGAATTGTTCATGAACACGTCGCCCGGTTTATTACCAAAAGAGATGGCTACACCGCTGATCCAGATAGTATCATATTGATAAGTGGAGGAGCAAGCGGAATAAAG ATTGCCTTGGACGTGTTATCAACTGGCTGTTTTTGCAGCGACGAGGACAGGGCAGGACTTATGACTCCAATCCCCTGTTTCTTTCACTATCCTACATGGATCAAACGTCTCAACCTGTACCAGATTCCTTACTACTTGGATGAAGATAACGACTGGGCTTTAGATATCCGCGAACTGGAAAGAGCGTTAAATGAGTCGAGATCGCGCGGGAATTGCGaagctattttaaaaattaagtgCAGTACTAAATCAGTAATCGGCTTGGACACATAA
- the LOC140926549 gene encoding alanine aminotransferase 2-like isoform X2: protein MMAEEIITDKTISPVFQGGINPGGWVDFRAYEIKQELARGEQKPFEEVVRYFGDPHAFGQKPITSLRQFLSCVICPTLLEDSNYPKDIHEKVNRILNAKAGHVISSYTDPLGLRIVREDVAQFISERDGYPADPEDIILTNGGAHGIQVGMQALDASSDSRNKRTGILIPIPVFPHYLSRIMEYNFHQIPYYLDEDHDWCLDIGELKRALDKARPYCTPRALVLINPGNPTSQVLTYDNIREVIKFCAREKLVLFADEVYQETVFTDEVQFHSCRKVLRDLGPEYNKFQLMSINSVSKGFYGECGVRGAYMELVGFSKEVKVQFRDVLSPNVSPTTIGQAAVSAMCNPPRTGDESYETFIKLKNCTPDEFYTWQLLEATGLLPIPGSNFGQKEGTYHVRFTILPSEDKVVSMFNRISTFHKEFMDKYR from the exons ATGATGGCAGAAGAAATCATTACGGACAAAACAATCAGCCCTGTTTTCCAGGGAGGCATTAACCCTGGAGGTTGGGTCGATTTTCGGGCCTATGAAATCAAACAAGAATTAGCAAGG GGGGAACAAAAACCTTTCGAAGAAGTTGTAAGATACTTTGGAGATCCTCATGCATTTGGACAGAAACCCATCACATCATTGAGACAG TTTCTGTCATGTGTCATATGTCCAACTTTACTTGAAGATTCGAACTACCCGAAGGACATACATGAAAAGGTGAACAGGATTCTCAATGCGAAAGCAGGCCATGTTATAA GTTCATATACAGACCCTCTTGGACTAAGGATTGTCCGTGAAGATGTTGCCCAGTTCATTTCTGAAAGAGATGGTTATCCTGCCGACCCAGAAGATATAATTCTAACAAATGGAGGAGCACATGGAATTCAG GTTGGCATGCAGGCACTAGACGCCAGTTCAGACAGTAGAAATAAAAGGACAGGAATTCTGATTCCTATTCCCGTGTTTCCTCACTACCTGTCAAGAATCATGGAATACAACTTCCACCAG ATTCCTTACTATTTGGACGAAGATCACGACTGGTGTTTGGATATCGGAGAACTGAAGAGGGCGTTAGACAAGGCCAGGCCATATTGCACTCCGAGGGCTCTTGTACTGATTAATCCTGGAAATCCCACAA GCCAGGTCTTGACGTACGACAACATTAGGGAAGTTATCAAGTTTTGCGCTCGAGAAAAACTTGTATTATTTGCCGATGAAGTGTATCAAGAAACCGTTTTTACCGACGAGGTCCAGTTCCACTCGTGCAGGAAGGTCTTGAGGGACCTGGGTCCCGAATACAACAAGTTCCAACTGATGTCGATAAATTCAGTCTCCAAAGGATTTTACGGCGA ATGTGGTGTGAGGGGTGCTTACATGGAATTAGTAGGGTTCAGCAAAGAAGTCAAGGTGCAGTTTAGAGACGTACTCTCTCCCAATGTTTCTCCAACGACGATTGGACAG GCTGCTGTGAGTGCAATGTGCAATCCGCCAAGGACTGGTGACGAATCCTACGAGACTTTCATCAAG CTTAAAAATTGTACACCAGACGAGTTCTACACCTGGCAATTGCTAGAAGCGACTGGTTTACTCCCTATTCCCGGAAGCAACTTTGGGCAAAAAGAGGGAACATATCATGTCAG ATTTACTATTCTACCTTCTGAAGATAAAGTAGTTTCTATGTTCAACAGGATAAGCACGTTTCACAAGGAATTCATGGACAAATACAGATGA
- the LOC140925529 gene encoding alanine aminotransferase 1-like, whose protein sequence is MHTGTSKDHMLEMEVLTDENISPAFKRIKYGIRGWLEDRTYEIKQELARGESKPFSEVVIHLGNPQGMGQPPIAFFRQVMALLLCPDLLDDPSFPQDAKRRAKRILDDTIGHTISSYTSAQGINVLRQDVANYITQRDSYPANCEDIFLINGGAEGIDVMMGIISTGITEGKGRAGVMIPIPGYSMYQARLLQHNTHQIFYLLDEDNNWGLNMSELKKKLDGARPHCLPRALVLINPGNPTGQVLTYEDIQEVIKFCAREKLVLFADEVYQDNVYAEGAQFHSCKKVLRDLGDEYSGFQLISLHSSAKGYTGECGLRGGYIELVGFNDQLRSRVKTYLSARSCPSTIGQVIMGLTCNPPKPGDESYEKFSKEVKSIKDSYRKKAKMTTEVLNSMENVKCNEVAGAMYAFPRITLPKKAIEAAKAKEMPPDEFYCWQALEKTGIYMIPGHVFDMKGSGNNFYYRITILPSEETFAPMFERLRTFHQEFMVQFKDTN, encoded by the exons ATGCACACCGGCACGTCAAAAGATCATATGCTTGAAATGGAGGTTCTTACCGATGAAAACATTAGTCCAGCTTTCAAGAGAATCAAATATGGAATACGAGGATGGCTCGAAGATCGCACTTATGAAATAAAGCAAGAGCTTGCTCGC GGAGAAAGCAAACCTTTTTCAGAAGTTGTCATACATCTAGGAAACCCACAAGGCATGGGGCAACCACCTATTGCCTTCTTTAGACAG GTAATGGCTCTTCTTTTGTGCCCTGACCTTTTAGATGATCCAAGCTTCCCTCAGGATGCTAAAAGAAGAGCCAAGAGAATCCTCGATGACACAATTGGACATACCATAA GTAGCTACACTTCAGCTCAGGGTATAAATGTTTTGCGTCAGGATGTGGCTAATTACATTACACAACGAGACAGTTATCCTGCAAACTGTGAGGATATTTTTCTCATAAATGGAGGAGCAGAGGGAATTGAT GTCATGATGGGAATTATTTCAACAGGAATCACGGAAGGAAAGGGTCGAGCTGGGGTAATGATTCCTATCCCTGGATATAGTATGTATCAGGCGAGGCTACTGCAACACAACACACACCAG ATATTTTACCTTCTTGACGAAGACAACAACTGGGGTTTGAATATGTCTGAACTAAAGAAAAAGCTGGATGGGGCAAGGCCGCACTGTTTACCAAGAGCTCTTGTGCTGATAAATCCAGGCAATCCAACAG GTCAGGTGTTGACGTATGAAGACATTCAAGAAGTAATCAAGTTTTGTGCTCGTGAGAAGTTAGTTTTATTCGCCGATGAAGTTTACCAAGACAACGTGTACGCGGAGGGAGCCCAGTTTCACTCGTGCAAAAAAGTCCTCAGGGACCTCGGAGACGAGTATAGCGGATTTCAATTGATCTCTCTTCATTCCAGTGCCAAAGGGTATACAGGCGA ATGTGGGCTCAGAGGTGGATATATAGAGCTCGTAGGATTCAATGATCAACTCAGGTCTCGAGTTAAAACTTACCTGAGTGCAAGAAGTTGCCCTTCCACAATAGGACAG GTAATCATGGGACTCACTTGCAACCCTCCCAAGCCTGGCGATGAATCATATGAAAAGTTTTCAAAG GAAGTAAAATCCATCAAGGATTCTTAcaggaagaaagcaaagatgacAACAGAGGTTCTTAACTCAATGGAAAATGTTAAGTGTAACGAGGTGGCAGGTGCAATGTATGCGTTTCCGAggataacacttccaaagaaaGCTATCGAGGCAGCCAAG gCCAAGGAAATGCCACCAGACGAGTTTTACTGCTGGCAGGCGCTGGAAAAAACTGGAATTTACATGATTCCTGGCCACGTGTTTGATATGAAAGGCAGCGGTAACAACTTTTACTACAG
- the LOC140926549 gene encoding alanine aminotransferase 2-like isoform X1: MMAEEIITDKTISPVFQGGINPGGWVDFRAYEIKQELARGEQKPFEEVVRYFGDPHAFGQKPITSLRQFLSCVICPTLLEDSNYPKDIHEKVNRILNAKAGHVISSYTDPLGLRIVREDVAQFISERDGYPADPEDIILTNGGAHGIQVGMQALDASSDSRNKRTGILIPIPVFPHYLSRIMEYNFHQIPYYLDEDHDWCLDIGELKRALDKARPYCTPRALVLINPGNPTSQVLTYDNIREVIKFCAREKLVLFADEVYQETVFTDEVQFHSCRKVLRDLGPEYNKFQLMSINSVSKGFYGECGVRGAYMELVGFSKEVKVQFRDVLSPNVSPTTIGQAAVSAMCNPPRTGDESYETFIKEKTAILESYRRKAKITTSMLNSLEGISCSDVTGALYAFAKIELPQKAIEEAKLKNCTPDEFYTWQLLEATGLLPIPGSNFGQKEGTYHVRFTILPSEDKVVSMFNRISTFHKEFMDKYR, from the exons ATGATGGCAGAAGAAATCATTACGGACAAAACAATCAGCCCTGTTTTCCAGGGAGGCATTAACCCTGGAGGTTGGGTCGATTTTCGGGCCTATGAAATCAAACAAGAATTAGCAAGG GGGGAACAAAAACCTTTCGAAGAAGTTGTAAGATACTTTGGAGATCCTCATGCATTTGGACAGAAACCCATCACATCATTGAGACAG TTTCTGTCATGTGTCATATGTCCAACTTTACTTGAAGATTCGAACTACCCGAAGGACATACATGAAAAGGTGAACAGGATTCTCAATGCGAAAGCAGGCCATGTTATAA GTTCATATACAGACCCTCTTGGACTAAGGATTGTCCGTGAAGATGTTGCCCAGTTCATTTCTGAAAGAGATGGTTATCCTGCCGACCCAGAAGATATAATTCTAACAAATGGAGGAGCACATGGAATTCAG GTTGGCATGCAGGCACTAGACGCCAGTTCAGACAGTAGAAATAAAAGGACAGGAATTCTGATTCCTATTCCCGTGTTTCCTCACTACCTGTCAAGAATCATGGAATACAACTTCCACCAG ATTCCTTACTATTTGGACGAAGATCACGACTGGTGTTTGGATATCGGAGAACTGAAGAGGGCGTTAGACAAGGCCAGGCCATATTGCACTCCGAGGGCTCTTGTACTGATTAATCCTGGAAATCCCACAA GCCAGGTCTTGACGTACGACAACATTAGGGAAGTTATCAAGTTTTGCGCTCGAGAAAAACTTGTATTATTTGCCGATGAAGTGTATCAAGAAACCGTTTTTACCGACGAGGTCCAGTTCCACTCGTGCAGGAAGGTCTTGAGGGACCTGGGTCCCGAATACAACAAGTTCCAACTGATGTCGATAAATTCAGTCTCCAAAGGATTTTACGGCGA ATGTGGTGTGAGGGGTGCTTACATGGAATTAGTAGGGTTCAGCAAAGAAGTCAAGGTGCAGTTTAGAGACGTACTCTCTCCCAATGTTTCTCCAACGACGATTGGACAG GCTGCTGTGAGTGCAATGTGCAATCCGCCAAGGACTGGTGACGAATCCTACGAGACTTTCATCAAG GAGAAGACAGCCATTTTAGAATCTTATAGAAGGAAAGCCAAAATTACCACATCAATGTTGAATTCTCTTGAAGGAATCTCGTGCAGTGACGTAACTGGTGCGTTGTATGCCTTCGCAAAAATTGAACTTCCACAAAAAGCCATTGAAGAGGCTAAG CTTAAAAATTGTACACCAGACGAGTTCTACACCTGGCAATTGCTAGAAGCGACTGGTTTACTCCCTATTCCCGGAAGCAACTTTGGGCAAAAAGAGGGAACATATCATGTCAG ATTTACTATTCTACCTTCTGAAGATAAAGTAGTTTCTATGTTCAACAGGATAAGCACGTTTCACAAGGAATTCATGGACAAATACAGATGA